The proteins below are encoded in one region of Syntrophotalea carbinolica DSM 2380:
- a CDS encoding PocR ligand-binding domain-containing protein produces MSELVFSQMISVSQLQQLLETQFRLTGVPGAILDSEERMLASVGWQDICARFHRCHPVTNARCRESDAYIKAHIDNCPAGYVDYRCQNGLWDVAMPIFIEGRHLATFFTGQFFYDDDPPDREFFRDQAGRFGFDEEEYLAALERVPILSRSHIQDVMKYLRSLVEMIAEMGLKNLRLNQEVEQRDKLEREAFFFRYLVENSRDPIYVLDPTDGYRMYYVNAATCAHFGWDENILLQTRVPDWDPHYDAARMSALYKQLKQGKPARFETVHRVASGALIPVEVMAGYLEYEGRPLIAGNFHNISERRAMQAALREREHNLVEAQRIARVGNWSWDLFGQLQSASEECWRILGIPAETFAGSEDMLFEMIRKEDRKRLRNAIVKLVRNRQPCATEYRLQQACGEELVIQDQREPVFGENGRMTGMVGTIQDITDQVRIAEDMRAKDLLLLQQSRMAAMGEMISYIAHQWRQPLHLLNLLVYSLGHPGNGGGSDEQRQQAVAQVENLLQHMSSTIDDFSNFFRTDQGPMPFDLKESASKILELIATDLKKHGIEIVFDAVDGLLVTGHGNEFSHVLLNLLNNAKEALIDKCVAAPRIHIHVFQDGGKKIITVRDNAGGVPESVREQLFESYFTTKENGTGIGLYISKVIIEKRMQGSIAARNTGAGLEFRIEL; encoded by the coding sequence ATGTCTGAACTTGTTTTTTCCCAGATGATATCGGTCAGCCAGTTGCAACAGCTGCTGGAGACCCAGTTTCGGTTGACCGGAGTACCCGGCGCCATTCTCGACAGCGAAGAACGGATGCTTGCATCGGTTGGCTGGCAAGATATTTGTGCGCGCTTTCATCGCTGCCATCCTGTGACCAACGCCCGTTGCCGGGAAAGCGACGCCTATATCAAGGCCCATATTGATAACTGTCCGGCAGGATATGTCGACTACCGCTGCCAAAACGGCCTGTGGGATGTCGCCATGCCGATTTTTATCGAAGGCAGACATCTTGCGACCTTTTTCACCGGCCAGTTTTTTTATGATGACGATCCCCCCGACCGTGAATTTTTCCGCGATCAGGCTGGCCGTTTCGGTTTCGACGAGGAAGAATATCTCGCTGCGCTGGAACGGGTACCGATCCTGAGCCGCAGCCATATCCAGGACGTGATGAAATATCTCCGCTCGCTGGTGGAGATGATTGCCGAGATGGGGCTGAAAAACCTGCGCCTCAATCAGGAAGTGGAGCAACGCGACAAGCTGGAAAGGGAGGCCTTCTTTTTTCGCTATCTGGTGGAAAACAGTCGCGATCCCATTTATGTACTCGATCCAACCGATGGGTATCGCATGTATTATGTCAATGCCGCGACCTGCGCCCATTTCGGTTGGGACGAGAATATTCTTTTGCAGACGCGCGTCCCCGACTGGGATCCTCATTACGACGCCGCCCGTATGTCCGCTCTGTACAAGCAACTGAAACAGGGGAAGCCGGCCCGTTTCGAGACCGTGCACCGGGTCGCTTCCGGGGCACTGATTCCTGTGGAAGTGATGGCCGGCTATCTCGAATACGAGGGGCGGCCGCTCATCGCCGGGAATTTCCATAACATCAGCGAGCGCAGGGCCATGCAGGCCGCTCTCCGGGAGAGAGAACACAACCTGGTCGAAGCCCAGCGTATCGCCCGCGTCGGCAACTGGTCCTGGGATCTTTTCGGGCAGTTGCAGTCGGCCTCGGAGGAATGCTGGCGCATCTTGGGGATCCCGGCCGAGACCTTTGCCGGCAGCGAAGATATGCTGTTTGAGATGATCCGAAAAGAAGATCGCAAACGGCTGCGCAATGCGATCGTAAAACTGGTACGCAATCGGCAGCCCTGCGCTACAGAATACCGCCTGCAACAGGCCTGCGGTGAAGAATTGGTGATTCAGGACCAGAGAGAGCCTGTCTTCGGCGAGAACGGCCGGATGACAGGCATGGTCGGAACCATACAGGACATTACCGACCAAGTCCGGATCGCTGAAGACATGCGGGCAAAGGACCTGCTGCTTCTGCAGCAGAGCCGCATGGCGGCCATGGGCGAAATGATCAGCTACATTGCCCACCAGTGGCGGCAACCGCTGCACCTGCTCAACCTGCTGGTTTACAGCCTGGGGCATCCAGGCAACGGCGGAGGGTCCGACGAGCAGCGGCAGCAGGCGGTGGCACAGGTCGAAAACCTTCTCCAGCACATGTCCTCGACCATCGACGATTTTAGTAATTTTTTCCGCACCGATCAGGGGCCGATGCCCTTCGATCTTAAGGAATCGGCCAGCAAAATCCTCGAACTGATCGCAACGGACCTGAAAAAACATGGGATCGAGATTGTCTTCGATGCAGTCGACGGTCTGCTCGTAACCGGTCACGGCAACGAATTTTCCCATGTGCTGCTCAATCTTCTGAACAATGCCAAGGAAGCACTGATCGACAAGTGCGTTGCCGCTCCGCGCATTCACATTCACGTATTCCAGGACGGGGGCAAGAAGATCATTACCGTCCGGGACAATGCCGGCGGCGTCCCGGAATCGGTTCGAGAGCAGCTGTTTGAATCCTATTTCACCACCAAGGAAAACGGCACCGGCATCGGACTTTATATATCTAAAGTCATCATAGAAAAACGCATGCAGGGTTCCATCGCCGCACGCAATACCGGTGCCGGTCTGGAATTCCGCATCGAGCTGTGA
- a CDS encoding molybdenum cofactor biosynthesis protein MoaE, which translates to MVYVVKEPIRPEEMYEKLTKNTAGSVLLHYAVVKETPYNEAGTKGVEYCRNGDMETEMAGIIEQLKNRWQIEDALLIRRLGCLKTGEIISLIAVSSPNSADAFEACQYGISLLKKMTTFVKKERCGE; encoded by the coding sequence ATGGTTTATGTCGTCAAGGAGCCCATTCGCCCGGAGGAAATGTACGAAAAACTCACCAAGAACACTGCCGGTTCGGTGCTGCTGCACTATGCGGTGGTCAAGGAAACGCCTTACAATGAGGCCGGAACCAAGGGTGTGGAGTATTGCCGCAACGGCGATATGGAAACCGAGATGGCCGGGATCATCGAGCAATTGAAAAACCGCTGGCAAATTGAGGATGCGCTTTTGATCCGGCGGCTTGGGTGCCTGAAGACGGGGGAGATCATCTCGCTGATTGCGGTGTCGTCACCCAACAGTGCTGATGCTTTTGAAGCATGTCAGTATGGCATCAGTCTGTTGAAGAAGATGACGACTTTCGTCAAGAAGGAGAGATGTGGGGAGTAG
- a CDS encoding DUF2726 domain-containing protein: protein MDYLLILLIIFVSLGLIAARLKPQPESSSNRVSYEPRRALFSAAERSFLGVLEQAVAGHFRIMGKVRLGDLIQPAKGLSRSQRTGAWNRIHQKHVDFVLCHPDTLDVTGVVELDDVSHRRKDRSERDVFVDNALSTAGIPIVHFAARKGYSVQEITVKLEQVFSRRAEVETVKSAGVVSENNPPLERSVAPDEDMTTEVLFAEIPPDPVSGQVVPFCTVCNSPMVKRQAKKGPHAGKYFWACSAFPKCRNIQILS, encoded by the coding sequence ATGGACTATCTACTGATTTTATTGATTATATTCGTGAGCCTGGGACTTATCGCTGCACGCTTAAAGCCGCAGCCTGAGAGTTCATCCAACAGAGTGTCCTATGAACCCCGGCGGGCATTATTCAGTGCCGCGGAGCGCTCCTTCCTTGGCGTTCTGGAACAGGCGGTTGCCGGGCATTTCCGTATTATGGGCAAAGTCCGCCTGGGGGATTTGATCCAACCGGCAAAAGGTTTGTCACGCAGTCAGCGCACCGGCGCCTGGAATCGCATTCACCAGAAACATGTCGACTTTGTGCTTTGTCATCCGGATACCCTGGATGTAACTGGCGTGGTAGAGTTGGACGATGTTTCCCATCGGCGTAAGGATCGCAGTGAACGGGACGTGTTTGTTGACAATGCGCTCAGCACGGCAGGTATTCCTATCGTGCATTTTGCTGCGCGCAAGGGGTACTCGGTGCAGGAAATTACGGTAAAGTTGGAGCAGGTCTTTTCTCGGCGTGCGGAGGTTGAAACTGTGAAATCGGCGGGTGTCGTTTCAGAAAATAACCCACCGCTGGAAAGGTCGGTAGCTCCGGATGAGGACATGACTACAGAAGTCTTGTTTGCCGAAATACCGCCTGATCCGGTATCTGGCCAGGTCGTTCCGTTCTGTACGGTATGTAATTCTCCGATGGTCAAACGACAAGCCAAAAAAGGGCCGCATGCCGGCAAATATTTTTGGGCGTGTTCGGCGTTTCCGAAGTGCCGCAACATTCAGATCCTTAGCTAG
- a CDS encoding FKBP-type peptidyl-prolyl cis-trans isomerase, with protein MKKCFSVMLMMLISISLTACKKELKTPEEKLGYVLGADVGKSYKTFKENEVNFDEEAFFKGFTDGMNDSELLLTADEIKAVQVEAITKLKKNLELKKASEAEKNLKEGAQFLVENSEKEGVVVTKSGLQYQVLTKGDGPVPVATDTVKVHYVGKLLDGTEFDSSYTRGKPAEFRVGGVIKGWSEALQMMPTGSKWKLFIPSELAYGARGAGQKIGPNATLVFEVELLEIVK; from the coding sequence ATGAAAAAGTGTTTCTCAGTGATGCTTATGATGCTCATCTCGATCTCGCTCACAGCCTGCAAAAAAGAACTTAAAACCCCCGAAGAAAAACTTGGCTATGTTTTAGGCGCCGACGTGGGCAAATCCTATAAGACATTCAAGGAGAACGAAGTCAATTTTGATGAAGAGGCATTTTTTAAGGGTTTTACCGATGGGATGAATGACAGCGAACTGTTATTGACAGCTGATGAGATAAAAGCTGTGCAAGTGGAAGCCATTACAAAACTCAAAAAGAATTTGGAATTAAAAAAGGCTTCTGAGGCAGAAAAAAACCTCAAAGAAGGGGCACAGTTTCTCGTTGAAAATAGTGAAAAAGAGGGTGTCGTGGTGACCAAATCCGGTCTCCAGTATCAAGTTTTGACAAAAGGCGATGGGCCGGTGCCGGTGGCTACGGATACGGTCAAAGTCCATTATGTCGGTAAATTGCTGGATGGAACTGAATTTGACAGCTCCTACACCCGTGGAAAACCTGCAGAGTTCAGAGTTGGCGGCGTGATTAAAGGCTGGTCCGAGGCATTGCAGATGATGCCTACAGGGAGCAAATGGAAACTGTTCATTCCCAGCGAGCTTGCTTATGGTGCGAGGGGCGCCGGACAGAAGATCGGCCCTAATGCCACGCTTGTTTTTGAAGTTGAACTCCTTGAAATCGTAAAATAA